The Coffea arabica cultivar ET-39 chromosome 3c, Coffea Arabica ET-39 HiFi, whole genome shotgun sequence genome contains a region encoding:
- the LOC113735148 gene encoding UDP-glycosyltransferase 74F2, whose protein sequence is MEDRNQSYRAHVLAIPYPTQGHINPMLQFCKRLVSKGCKATLAITTFISKTMQPKSETVQIDTISDGFDEGGFTQAESIHSYLEHLQDAGLKTLRELLNRQKNAGTPVDCIIYDSFLPWVVDITQEFGLVSAAFFTQPCAVNFVYYYVYHGLLTLPISSFPVSIPGLPLLDRLDMPAFIAFEGTYPAYFQLVLRQFLNIDKADYVLVNTFYKLEAEALDAMSKVCPLFTIGPTVPSVYLDNRVANDEEYGLDLFELDPSMSIKWLHSKPKGSVVFIAFGSMVTFDEKQMEELAMGLKQSNFYFLWVVRACEEAKLPRNFVQETREKGWLVRWSPQMKVLANEAIGCFFSHAGWNSSIEALSMGVPMVVMPQWTDQTTNAKLVQDVWKVGKRVKVDENGLVGREEVEGCVRQVMEGESGKEMKDNAIKWMNLAKEAVCENGTSDKCIHEFLSRWKV, encoded by the exons ATGGAGGATAGGAACCAATCTTACAGAGCCCACGTCTTGGCAATTCCTTATCCAACCCAAGGCCACATAAATCCCATGTTGCAATTTTGCAAGAGGTTAGTCTCCAAAGGCTGCAAAGCCACTCTAGCAATCACAACTTTCATCTCCAAAACCATGCAGCCAAAATCAGAAACTGTTCAAATTGATACCATTTCTGATGGATTTGATGAAGGTGGCTTCACTCAAGCAGAGAGCATCCATTCATATTTAGAACATCTACAAGATGCTGGCTTGAAAACTCTGAGGGAACTTCTAAATAGGCAGAAAAACGCAGGGACTCCTGTTGATTGCATAATCTATGATTCTTTCTTGCCTTGGGTTGTGGATATTACTCAAGAGTTTGGTCTAGTTTCAGCTGCTTTCTTCACTCAACCTTGTGCtgttaattttgtatattattatgtATATCATGGGCTTCTGACACTGCCAATTTCTTCATTTCCCGTATCCATTCCTGGATTGCCACTTCTTGATCGCCTGGACATGCCAGCATTTATTGCTTTTGAGGGTACATATCCTGCATATTTCCAGCTGGTTCTGAGGCAGTTTTTGAACATAGACAAAGCTGATTATGTGCTTGTGAATACATTCTACAAGTTGGAAGCCGAG GCCTTGGATGCCATGTCAAAAGTTTGTCCATTATTTACTATTGGTCCAACCGTTCCATCGGTATACTTGGACAACCGAGTTGCAAATGATGAAGAATATGGGCTCGACCTCTTTGAATTAGACCCCTCAATGAGCATCAAATGGTTACATAGCAAGCCTAAGGGTTCTGTCGTTTTCATAGCATTTGGTAGTATGGTCACTTTTGATGAGAAACAAATGGAGGAATTAGCAATGGGACTGAAACAAAGCAATTTCTACTTCTTATGGGTGGTGAGGGCTTGTGAGGAAGCCAAGCTTCCAAGAAACTTTGtgcaagaaacaagggaaaagGGCTGGCTGGTAAGATGGAGTCCACAGATGAAAGTACTAGCCAATGAGGCAATTGGATGCTTTTTCTCACATGCTGGATGGAATTCTAGTATTGAAGCTTTGAGCATGGGAGTGCCTATGGTTGTCATGCCTCAATGGACTGATCAAACTACTAATGCTAAACTTGTCCAAGATGTTTGGAAAGTGGGGAAAAGAGTTAAAGTTGATGAGAATGGTCTTGTAGGGAGGGAAGAGGTTGAGGGTTGTGTAAGGCAAGTTATGGAAGGAGAGAGcggaaaggaaatgaaagacaATGCTATTAAATGGATGAATTTGGCTAAGGAGGCAGTCTGTGAGAATGGGACTTCTGATAAATGCATTCATGAGTTTTTATCAAGATGGAAAGTGTAA
- the LOC113736013 gene encoding UDP-glycosyltransferase 74E2-like yields the protein MAGKTHVLALPLPFQGHINPMLQFCKRLASRGIMVTLATVFSANISVQNRFESIRIEFIPDTSGIEAATSLADFVNRVTATISDNLPEIVEEKARCGEPVKVIMHDLLLPRALETVYKLGIPVAAFSTQSCAVCAIYNHVRRGTLKIPLEKPNISLPSLPVLESNDLPSFVYDPCAYPDPSGVLLDQITILEKADWIFFNTFDNLEKEVLEWTANQYPIKSIGPAIPSVYLDKRLKDDTDYSLSLFKPTTKSCMEWLDSKEIDSVVYVSFGSLSDIGENQLAEIAWGLMRSDYNFLWVIRASEESKLPSNFQSKARDKGLILNWCPQLEVLSQQAVGCFMTHCGWNSTLEALSLGVPMVTMPVWVDQTTNSKYIVDVWDAGVRVQADENGVLQREEVEMTIKEVMRGEKANKLRKNALRWKELAIKAMSDGGSSDQNIEEFVSSMPSI from the exons ATGGCTGGCAAAACTCATGTTCTAGCACTCCCTTTACCATTTCAAGGCCACATAAATCCCATGCTGCAGTTTTGCAAGCGCCTGGCCTCAAGAGGGATCATGGTTACACTAGCCACTGTTTTCTCGGCCAACATATCCGTGCAAAACCGATTCGAGTCCATCAGGATCGAGTTTATTCCTGATACTAGTGGAATTGAGGCAGCTACTAGCCTTGCAGACTTCGTGAATCGCGTCACAGCAACAATTTCAGATAATTTGCCCGAAATTGTAGAGGAAAAAGCCAGGTGTGGCGAGCCAGTCAAAGTTATTATGCACGATTTGCTGCTGCCACGGGCTTTAGAGACAGTATACAAACTAGGCATTCCTGTGGCTGCATTTTCCACTCAGTCTTGTGCTGTCTGTGCCATATACAACCATGTTCGTCGAGGAACGCTGAAAATTCCATTGGAGAAGCCTAACATTTCGCTTCCTTCATTGCCAGTATTGGAGTCAAATGATCTGCCTTCTTTTGTGTATGATCCATGTGCTTACCCCGACCCTTCAGGGGTTCTCCTCGATCAAATTACAATTCTTGAGAAAGCAGATTGGATCTTTTTCAACACTTTTGACAACCTAGAAAAGGAG GTGCTGGAATGGACGGCAAACCAATATCCTATCAAGAGTATTGGACCAGCGATTCCATCTGTGTACCTGGACAAGCGATTGAAAGATGACACTGATTACAGCCTCAGTCTCTTCAAGCCAACTACAAAATCTTGTATGGAATGGCTCGACTCGAAGGAAATTGACTCAGTTGTCTATGTTTCATTTGGGAGCTTATCCGACATTGGTGAAAATCAACTAGCAGAAATAGCATGGGGCCTTATGAGAAGCGATTACAACTTCTTATGGGTAATCCGAGCTTCAGAAGAGAGCAAACTCCCTAGCAATTTCCAGTCCAAGGCACGAGATAAAGGCTTAATCCTGAATTGGTGCCCTCAGCTAGAGGTTTTGTCGCAACAGGCTGTTGGATGCTTCATGACTCATTGCGGTTGGAATTCGACGTTGGAAGCATTGAGCTTAGGAGTACCAATGGTGACTATGCCTGTATGGGTTGATCAAACTACTAATTCCAAGTACATTGTGGATGTATGGGATGCTGGAGTTCGAGTTCAGGCTGATGAAAATGGAGTTCTTCAAAGAGAAGAAGTAGAAATGACTATAAAAGAAGTTATGCGTGGTGAGAAGGCTAATAAGCTTAGAAAGAATGCTTTAAGGTGGAAGGAATTGGCTATTAAGGCAATGAGTGATGGAGGAAGCTCTGACCAAAACATTGAGGAATTTGTTTCAAGTATGCCAAGCATTTAA